The Onychomys torridus chromosome 4, mOncTor1.1, whole genome shotgun sequence genome includes a window with the following:
- the Lrrc55 gene encoding leucine-rich repeat-containing protein 55 isoform X2, with product MREAEPFVCCRLMSVSLEQTGVMHSDAGTSCPVLCTCRNQVVDCSSQRLFSVPPDLPRDTRNLSLAHNRIAAVPPGYLTCYMELRVLDLRNNSLMELPQGLFLHAKRLAHLDLSYNNLSHVPADMFREAHGLVHIDLSHNPWLRRVHPQAFQGLVHLRDLDLSYGGLAFLSLEALEGLPGLVTLQIGGNPWVCGCTMEPLLKWLRNRIQRCTADSQLAECRGPPEVEGAPLFSLTEESFKACHLTLTLDDYLFIAFVGFVVSIASVATNFLLGITANCCHRWSKASEEEEI from the exons CTGGAGTGATGCACTCTGATGCCGGTACCAGTTGCCCAGTCCTTTGTACATGTCGTAACCAAGTAGTGGACTGCAGCAGCCAGCGGTTGTTCTCTGTACCCCCGGACCTGCCAAGGGACACCCGCAACCTCAGCCTGGCCCACAATCGCATTGCAGCCGTGCCGCCGGGCTATCTCACATGCTACATGGAACTCCGTGTGCTGGATTTGCGCAACAACTCCTTGATGGAGCTGCCGCAGGGCCTCTTTCTCCATGCCAAGCGCTTAGCACACCTGGATCTGAGCTACAACAACCTCAGCCATGTGCCAGCTGACATGTTTCGAGAGGCTCATGGACTGGTGCATATCGACCTGAGCCACAACCCCTGGCTACGGAGGGTGCATCCTCAGGCCTTCCAGGGCCTCGTGCATCTCAGAGACCTGGACCTCAGCTATGGTGGCCTGGCTTTCCTAAGCCTTGAAGCCCTTGAGGGCCTCCCGGGGCTGGTGACCCTGCAGATCGGGGGTAACCCGTGGGTGTGCGGCTGCACCATGGAGCCCTTGCTGAAGTGGCTGCGGAATCGGATACAGCGCTGTACAGCGG ATTCTCAGCTGGCGGAGTGTCGGGGTCCCCCTGAAGTTGAGGGTGCCCCCCTCTTTTCACTCACTGAAGAGAGCTTCAAGGCCTGCCACCTGACTCTGACCCTGGATGATTACCTTTTCATCGCGTTTGTGGGCTTTGTGGTCTCCATCGCTTCTGTGGCCACCAACTTCCTCCTGGGCATCACCGCCAACTGCTGTCACCGCTGGAGCAAGGCCAGTGAAGAAGAAGAGATCTGA
- the Lrrc55 gene encoding leucine-rich repeat-containing protein 55 isoform X1: MGSLQYCCCQLPKMGDTWAQLPWPGPPHPALLLVFFLLAAGVMHSDAGTSCPVLCTCRNQVVDCSSQRLFSVPPDLPRDTRNLSLAHNRIAAVPPGYLTCYMELRVLDLRNNSLMELPQGLFLHAKRLAHLDLSYNNLSHVPADMFREAHGLVHIDLSHNPWLRRVHPQAFQGLVHLRDLDLSYGGLAFLSLEALEGLPGLVTLQIGGNPWVCGCTMEPLLKWLRNRIQRCTADSQLAECRGPPEVEGAPLFSLTEESFKACHLTLTLDDYLFIAFVGFVVSIASVATNFLLGITANCCHRWSKASEEEEI; encoded by the exons ATGGGCTCCCTACAGTATTGCTGCTGCCAGCTACCAAAGATGGGAGACACCTGGGCCCAGCTTCCCTGGCCCGGGCCTCCCCACCCAGCTTTGTTGCTGGTCTTCTTCCTCTTGGCAGCTGGAGTGATGCACTCTGATGCCGGTACCAGTTGCCCAGTCCTTTGTACATGTCGTAACCAAGTAGTGGACTGCAGCAGCCAGCGGTTGTTCTCTGTACCCCCGGACCTGCCAAGGGACACCCGCAACCTCAGCCTGGCCCACAATCGCATTGCAGCCGTGCCGCCGGGCTATCTCACATGCTACATGGAACTCCGTGTGCTGGATTTGCGCAACAACTCCTTGATGGAGCTGCCGCAGGGCCTCTTTCTCCATGCCAAGCGCTTAGCACACCTGGATCTGAGCTACAACAACCTCAGCCATGTGCCAGCTGACATGTTTCGAGAGGCTCATGGACTGGTGCATATCGACCTGAGCCACAACCCCTGGCTACGGAGGGTGCATCCTCAGGCCTTCCAGGGCCTCGTGCATCTCAGAGACCTGGACCTCAGCTATGGTGGCCTGGCTTTCCTAAGCCTTGAAGCCCTTGAGGGCCTCCCGGGGCTGGTGACCCTGCAGATCGGGGGTAACCCGTGGGTGTGCGGCTGCACCATGGAGCCCTTGCTGAAGTGGCTGCGGAATCGGATACAGCGCTGTACAGCGG ATTCTCAGCTGGCGGAGTGTCGGGGTCCCCCTGAAGTTGAGGGTGCCCCCCTCTTTTCACTCACTGAAGAGAGCTTCAAGGCCTGCCACCTGACTCTGACCCTGGATGATTACCTTTTCATCGCGTTTGTGGGCTTTGTGGTCTCCATCGCTTCTGTGGCCACCAACTTCCTCCTGGGCATCACCGCCAACTGCTGTCACCGCTGGAGCAAGGCCAGTGAAGAAGAAGAGATCTGA